A region of Anopheles merus strain MAF chromosome 2R, AmerM5.1, whole genome shotgun sequence DNA encodes the following proteins:
- the LOC121590661 gene encoding ubinuclein-2 isoform X4, giving the protein MARELERKYGSGSDYATKGKAARPSKLDYYDRGAGYDEEDSFIDNSEAYDELIPQEIETVGGGFYINSGQLEFKQLSNFERPEDAHRMPKPKKRALSTTSESSDEDEPAGEKKKAPAAESSASGVPGQSKQTVEKPAVTAGVLEPGRTQPDGVEKGSDAGKTGAGPEPEDKARTNGHVAKKQKIVDNGQVAAEQKSKSSANEGQGVGGGGKEKANGVKEKVAVAPGGVSSTAGGDEASKKDESGMKAIKTTTVKDMLRAKRDSLRKMEQEKKGRSSGSSRVSSSEAEEDGDGGGDDEDEDEENDEEDDEDDEEEEEEDDEYDEEGSEKNSPESGSEVDIASESESCHGSEKDARAGKSGDPLPVANGALDGGEGAAASEPAKERKQKERKLPEDIPDQLRRDVDALKELARGQSGAGGKLNLFESKVADLLLRIDDGARASGSGSSTRNAVFRHLEAQLSVSRQSLQLKLKKIRIRKLEGRTKSLASKLEDVIADTMPAIVTKYELNCLKVNELRLAAAQTVTNNPLPNGEKGDAPPNPVTQQIRNPKKKYTWNERSRDLLWELYNVRQQLFALVRPRNQSEDEVLAEFMRTKVVPLWPKGWIRYEDIQKELDRRKKALAKDQAAGATGGAPLPTGKKSTPVVSPLVSPSTTPFESAALPVPTPNGVKAHDAACPPRSSTPVKSSGTGKGGVDGDKSAATATHHSLSAAANMSPNAAHKRTSDHSIINIMNSPPPPPTADKQSAGDQRRSFDAMDTSGAPFANPDTGGTVGRDSLKRSPATPADRRNQLPDRQRWNSREDDSDSSIEIIAEYNVPRAPVGGGGGGGAASVPFQAGKLPASATVLQMTTPTLPGASNLPVLNKEKYKNLIAAKHKSSSHGGSGSSAGSSPIGMGGGVIGFAAPSGNVSGGGGGMHVPDMAGGTGAGSVRLKDTPSPIDVDVHQIMKDLKELQELQKQHNTSGNRKPDSSALQSQQQHAATATTTTTSNAAARSNTVADYFIDCDMDEEDILFATNFTYGGGAHKN; this is encoded by the exons ATGGCCCGGGAGCTGGAGCGAAAGTACGGCTCGGGTTCGGACTACGCAACCAAGGGCAAGGCAGCCCGTCCCTCGAAGCTGGACTACTACGATCGTGGCGCCGGCTACGACGAGGAAGACTCGTTCATCGATAACTCCGAAGCG TACGACGAACTGATCCCGCAAGAGATAGAAACCGTCGGCGGTGGGTTTTACATCAACTCGGGCCAGCTGGAATTTAAGCAGCTGTCGAACTTCGAGCGCCCCGAAGATGCGCACCGGATGCCGAAGCCGAAAAAGCGCGCCCTCTCCACCACATCCGAAAGCAGCGACGAGGATGAACCGgcgggagagaaaaagaaagcaccGGCGGCGGAGAGTAGCGCCAGCGGCGTACCTGGGCAGTCGAAGCAAACGGTGGAGAAGCCCGCGGTCACGGCTGGCGTGCTGGAACCAGGTCGGACTCAACCGGACGGAGTCGAAAAAGGCTCCGATGCCGGCAAGACCGGTGCCGGACCGGAACCGGAGGACAAAGCGCGCACGAACGGACACGTGGCCAAGAAGCAAAAGATCGTAGATAATGGGCAGGTGGCGGCCGAGCAAAAGAGCAAATCGTCCGCCAACGAAGGACAGGGAGTAGGAGGTGGTGGCAAAGAGAAGGCGAATGGTGTGAAGGAAAAGGTAGCGGTAGCGCCCGGCGGTGTGTCGTCTACGGCTGGAGGCGATGAGGCCAGCAAAAAGGACGAAAGCGGTATGAAAGCGATCAAAACGACCACCGTGAAAGATATGCTGCGGGCCAAGCGGGACAGCTTGCGCAAGATGGAGCAGGAGAAGAAGGGACGCAGCAGTGGGTCGAGCCGCGTGTCCAGCTCGGAGGCGGAAGAGGACGGCGATGGTGGCGgggacgacgaggacgaggacgaggagaATGACGAGGAAgatgacgaagacgacgaggaggaggaggaggaggacgatgagTATGATGAGGAGGGAAGCGAGAAAAATTCGCCCGAGTCCGGTTCCGAGGTGGACATAGCGTCGGAAAGCGAGAGCTGCCATGGGAGTGAAAAGGACGCCAGGGCTGGGAAGTCGGGCGACCCACTGCCGGTGGCGAATGGAGCGCTGGACGGTGGTGAAGGTGCCGCCGCCAGTGAGCCGGCCAAGGAGCGCAAGCAAAAGGAACGTAAGCTTCCCGAGGACATTCCCGACCAGCTGCGGCGCGATGTGGATGCGCTGAAGGAGCTAGCGCGCGGCCAGTCCGGTGCAGGAGGGAAGCTGAACTTGTTCGAGAGCAAAGTGGCGGACCTGCTGCTCCGCATCGACGACGGGGCCCGCGCGTCCGGTTCCGGCAGCAGCACGCGCAATGCGGTGTTCCGCCATCTCGAGGCGCAGCTGTCGGTCAGCCGGCAGTCGCTGCAGCTGAAGCTGAAGAAGATACGCATCCGGAAACTGGAGGGCAGGACGAAATCGCTAGCATCGAAGCTGGAGGACGTGATCGCCGATACGATGCCGGCGATCGTCACCAAGTACGAGCTGAACTGTCTGAAGGTGAACGAGCTGCGGCTGGCGGCAGCTCAAACCGTCACCAACAACCCACTGCCAAACGGGGAGAAGGGTGATGCTCCACCCAACCCAGTCACGCAGCAGATACGCAATCCAAAGAAAAAGTACACCTGGAACGAGCGGTCGCGCGATCTGCTCTGGGAGCTGTACAACGTGCGCCAGCAGCTGTTTGCCCTTGTGCGGCCGCGCAACCAGTCGGAGGACGAGGTGCTGGCGGAGTTCATGCGCACGAAGGTGGTGCCGCTGTGGCCGAAAGGTTGGATACGCTACGAAGACATACAGAAGGAGCTGGACCGGCGGAAAAAGGCACTGGCAAAGGATCAGGCTGCTGGTGCTACTGGTGGTGCGCCGCTTCCGACGGGGAAGAAATCTACGCCGGTCGTTTCCCCGCTCGTGTCACCCAGCACGACACCGTTCGAGTCGGCGGCACTGCCCGTGCCCACTCCGAACGGTGTGAAAGCACACGATGCTGCCTGTCCACCCCGTTCGTCCACCCCGGTAAAGTCGTCGGGGACCGGTAAGGGTGGAGTGGACGGTGACAAGAGCGCCGCCACTGCCACACATCACTCACTGTCGGCGGCCGCCAACATGTCGCCCAACGCTGCCCACAAACGTACCTCGGACCATAGCATTATCAACATTATGAActcaccgccaccaccgcctaCGGCGGACAAGCAGTCCGCCGGCGATCAGCGTCGCTCGTTCGACGCGATGGACACGTCCGGTGCCCCGTTCGCCAATCCGGACACCGGTGGGACGGTGGGCAGGGACAGCTTGAAACGATCTCCTGCCACGCCGGCAGACAGAAGGAACCAGCTGCCCGATCGGCAGCGGTGGAACAGCCGGGAGGACGACAGCGACAGCAGCATCGAGATTATAGCGGAATACAACGTTCCTAGGGCaccggttggtggtggtggtggtggtggtgcggcaAGCGTACCGTTCCAGGCGGGGAAGCTGCCCGCTTCCGCGACGGTGCTGCAGATGACGACGCCAACCCTGCCGGGTGCATCGAATCTGCCCGTGCTGAACAAGGAAAAGTATAAAAACTTGATCGCGGCCAAGCACAAATCGTCGTCGCACggtggcagtggcagcagtgCGGGCTCTAGCCCGATCGGCatgggtggtggtgtgatTGGTTTTGCTGCACCTTCGGGCAATgtgagtggtggtggtggtggtatgcaTGTTCCCGATATGGCCGGTGGCACTGGTGCTGGGAGCGTCCGGCTAAAGGATACACCGTCGCCCATCGATGTGGACGTCCATCAGATCATGAAGGATCTCAAAGAACTGCAG GAACTCcaaaagcaacacaacacCAGCGGTAACCGGAAGCCGGATAGTTCAGCGTTACAATCACAACAGCAGCACG